One stretch of Microvirga lotononidis DNA includes these proteins:
- the ilvD gene encoding dihydroxy-acid dehydratase, translating into MPAYRSRTTTHGRNMAGARGLWRATGMKDSDFGKPIIAVVNSFTQFVPGHVHLKDLGQLVAREIEKAGGVAKEFNTIAVDDGIAMGHDGMLYSLPSRELIADSVEYMVNAHCADAMVCISNCDKITPGMLMAALRLNIPVVFVSGGPMEAGKVVLNGVTKKLDLVDAMVAAADDKVADEDIKVIERSACPTCGSCSGMFTANSMNCLTEALGLSLPGNGSTLATHADRRRLFVEAGHLIVDLARRHYEQDDASVLPRSIASFAAFENAMTLDIAMGGSSNTVLHLLAAAHEAEVDFTMADIDRLSRRVPVLCKVAPAVANVHMEDVHRAGGIMGILGELDRAGLIDTSVPTVHSDTMKSALDRWDVRRTNSHAVHEFFSAAPGGVPTQVAFSQESRYDSVDTDRTAGTIRDAEHAFSKDGGLAVLSGNLALDGCIVKTAGVDESILVFSGPAIVFESQDDAVSGILNGKVKAGDVVVIRYEGPRGGPGMQEMLYPTSYLKSKGLGKACALITDGRFSGGTSGLSIGHVSPEAAEGGTIGLVRDGDRIEIDIPNRRISLAVDEAELERRRAEQQAKGWQPAAPRKRKVSAALRAYAMLATSAAKGAVRQI; encoded by the coding sequence ATGCCAGCCTATCGTTCTCGCACCACCACCCACGGCCGCAACATGGCGGGAGCCCGCGGCCTCTGGCGGGCCACGGGCATGAAGGATTCCGATTTCGGCAAGCCGATCATCGCCGTCGTGAACTCCTTCACCCAGTTCGTGCCCGGCCACGTCCACCTGAAGGACCTCGGCCAGCTGGTCGCGCGGGAGATCGAGAAGGCGGGTGGCGTCGCCAAGGAATTCAACACCATCGCGGTCGACGACGGCATCGCCATGGGCCATGACGGCATGCTCTACTCCCTGCCCTCGCGGGAGCTGATCGCCGATTCCGTGGAATACATGGTCAACGCCCATTGCGCCGACGCCATGGTGTGCATCTCCAACTGCGACAAGATCACCCCCGGCATGCTGATGGCCGCCCTGCGGCTCAATATTCCCGTGGTCTTCGTGTCCGGCGGACCGATGGAAGCGGGCAAGGTCGTGCTCAACGGCGTGACCAAGAAGCTCGACCTGGTGGACGCCATGGTGGCAGCCGCCGACGACAAGGTGGCGGACGAGGACATCAAGGTCATCGAGCGCTCCGCCTGCCCGACCTGCGGCTCCTGCTCGGGCATGTTCACGGCCAATTCCATGAACTGCCTCACCGAGGCTCTGGGCCTGTCGCTCCCGGGCAACGGCTCGACGCTCGCCACCCACGCCGACCGCCGCCGCCTCTTCGTGGAGGCCGGCCACCTGATCGTCGATCTCGCCCGCCGCCACTACGAGCAGGACGACGCGAGCGTGCTGCCGCGCTCCATCGCGTCCTTCGCGGCCTTCGAGAACGCCATGACCCTGGACATCGCCATGGGCGGGTCGAGCAACACGGTGCTGCACCTCCTGGCCGCCGCCCATGAGGCGGAAGTCGACTTCACCATGGCGGACATCGACCGCCTGTCGCGCCGTGTGCCGGTGCTGTGCAAGGTTGCTCCCGCCGTGGCGAACGTGCACATGGAAGACGTGCACCGCGCCGGCGGCATCATGGGCATCCTGGGCGAGCTCGACCGGGCGGGCCTCATCGACACCTCCGTCCCGACGGTCCATTCCGACACCATGAAGTCGGCCCTGGACCGGTGGGATGTGCGCCGCACCAACAGCCATGCCGTGCATGAATTCTTCAGCGCCGCTCCCGGCGGCGTGCCGACGCAGGTCGCCTTCAGCCAGGAAAGCCGCTACGACAGCGTGGACACGGACCGCACCGCCGGCACGATCCGCGACGCGGAGCATGCCTTCTCGAAGGATGGGGGCTTGGCCGTCCTGTCCGGCAACCTCGCCCTCGACGGCTGCATCGTGAAGACTGCGGGCGTGGACGAGAGCATCCTGGTATTCTCCGGCCCTGCCATCGTGTTCGAGAGCCAGGACGATGCCGTAAGCGGCATTCTCAACGGCAAGGTGAAGGCCGGGGACGTGGTGGTCATCCGCTACGAGGGCCCGCGCGGCGGGCCGGGCATGCAGGAGATGCTCTATCCCACGAGCTACCTGAAGTCGAAGGGCCTCGGCAAGGCCTGCGCGCTCATCACCGACGGGCGCTTCTCCGGCGGCACGTCGGGCCTGTCCATCGGGCACGTCTCGCCGGAAGCGGCGGAAGGCGGCACGATCGGCCTCGTGCGCGACGGCGACCGGATCGAGATCGACATCCCGAACCGCCGCATCAGCCTCGCCGTGGACGAGGCGGAGCTGGAGCGTCGCCGTGCCGAACAGCAGGCCAAGGGCTGGCAACCGGCCGCACCGCGCAAGCGCAAGGTCTCGGCGGCCCTCAGGGCCTATGCCATGCTGGCCACCAGTGCTGCCAAAGGCGCAGTCCGGCAGATCTGA
- a CDS encoding cadherin domain-containing protein, with translation MANLEIRNLDGDNILREPGADVLIDQGQNAEVVAGDHPLLYLDVVTWGPPAAFGIRTEAGQVELPDGLGEGKPVVVAGIEIGFIGYVWESGIGFEFNDDATAALVQTLIRALTYRDLSQEIGFSAGRGIDVYLTDAGEDSAFVDLHIGDNIIGTAQDDTFNASRSLIGAGDSLNGGDGNDTLTLTGGGAFDLHLMAGLDNTETILGTADVDYVTLRADQLADVVRIDGQGGSDRLYLQGSNIDLTGKTISSFDIHLKTDGATITVGNLEIAQLVHGYDTANDSLILETGTLTALDRLLLHRQGIERIVTFDQDGNEVESIHGAPNLVRFGEAPIAAEIGTAVFLDTAQDSALSVDSGLLKSLVLRVDEADEHDVINVDQSGEVTVSAQGSVRDVFVAGRKIGSVSGLGSSLVGFAFDDQATTERVQQVLHALTYSRSSGEEGDTRTIHVSLRDVGNRELATQLTVNLSADETPDDPNTAPTNLDFTGHSIREVSATGTKVGDLSATDEPGTILTFRLLNDAGGRFAIGRDGTSIVVANGALLDYERARSHVIKVEVSDGALTEVKEFTIQVSDLDETPDNLNLAGTSVREVAATGTKVGDLSAVDPEGRTLTYKLLDNAGGRFAIGQDGRSIVVAGGALLDYEQARSHVIKVEVSDGVLTSVKEFTIQVNDWIGETATGTSGHDILVGGSGNDVFSGGAGDDRLNGGAGNDTLSGGAGNDVFVFDVKPHRRTNYDTVKDYNVKQDSIYLDNAVFTKLGPGTAALPKMLKAKHFKLSTQQQDKDDYIIYDKGKGVLYYDANGSAAGGRMEIAKFSNKPVLKASEFFVI, from the coding sequence ATGGCTAATCTTGAAATTCGGAATCTCGACGGCGACAATATTTTGAGAGAGCCCGGGGCGGACGTTCTGATCGACCAGGGACAAAACGCGGAAGTCGTGGCGGGGGATCACCCCTTGCTCTACCTGGACGTTGTCACCTGGGGACCACCGGCAGCATTTGGAATTCGGACCGAAGCCGGCCAGGTGGAGCTTCCTGACGGTCTGGGCGAGGGCAAGCCGGTCGTGGTAGCCGGAATCGAGATCGGATTTATCGGCTATGTCTGGGAATCCGGCATCGGTTTCGAATTCAATGACGATGCGACGGCGGCCTTGGTTCAAACGCTCATCAGGGCCCTGACTTACAGAGATTTGTCGCAAGAGATCGGCTTCAGTGCTGGGCGCGGCATCGACGTCTACCTGACCGACGCTGGCGAGGATTCCGCTTTCGTCGATCTCCACATCGGGGACAACATCATCGGGACGGCACAGGACGACACATTCAATGCCAGCAGGAGCCTGATCGGCGCGGGAGACAGCCTGAACGGTGGCGACGGCAACGACACCCTGACGCTGACCGGCGGCGGCGCTTTTGATCTGCACCTGATGGCAGGGCTCGACAATACCGAGACGATTCTGGGAACGGCAGATGTCGATTACGTGACCTTGAGAGCTGATCAGCTGGCTGATGTCGTGCGGATCGACGGCCAAGGAGGGAGCGACAGGCTCTATCTCCAGGGCTCTAATATCGACCTGACGGGCAAAACGATCTCCAGCTTCGACATTCATCTCAAGACCGATGGCGCCACGATCACCGTCGGCAATCTGGAGATCGCGCAGCTGGTCCATGGCTATGATACGGCCAATGACAGCCTGATCCTCGAGACCGGCACCTTGACCGCTCTCGATCGACTTCTCCTCCACCGTCAGGGCATCGAAAGAATCGTCACTTTTGATCAGGACGGAAACGAGGTTGAGTCGATTCACGGCGCTCCGAACCTTGTGAGATTTGGCGAGGCGCCGATTGCGGCGGAAATCGGCACTGCCGTGTTCCTGGACACGGCGCAGGATTCCGCCCTCAGTGTGGACAGCGGTCTCCTGAAGTCGCTGGTGTTACGAGTCGACGAGGCCGATGAGCACGACGTCATCAATGTCGATCAGTCGGGTGAGGTGACGGTCTCTGCCCAAGGGTCTGTAAGAGATGTCTTCGTTGCCGGCCGGAAGATCGGGTCCGTATCCGGACTGGGTTCCTCTCTTGTGGGTTTCGCTTTCGACGATCAGGCCACGACCGAACGCGTTCAACAAGTTCTTCACGCATTGACCTACAGCAGAAGCTCGGGTGAGGAGGGTGACACTCGCACCATCCATGTGTCCCTGCGCGATGTCGGGAATCGAGAGTTGGCGACGCAACTCACCGTCAATCTTTCCGCCGACGAGACACCGGACGATCCCAACACGGCTCCAACGAACCTCGATTTCACGGGCCATTCGATCCGCGAGGTCTCCGCGACGGGCACCAAGGTCGGCGATCTGTCCGCGACGGATGAACCGGGGACGATCCTGACCTTCCGGTTGCTCAACGATGCGGGCGGCCGCTTCGCCATCGGCCGGGACGGCACGTCCATCGTGGTCGCGAATGGTGCGCTGCTCGATTATGAACGCGCCCGGTCGCACGTGATCAAGGTCGAAGTCAGCGATGGCGCTCTGACGGAGGTGAAGGAGTTCACCATCCAGGTGAGCGACCTCGATGAAACACCGGACAATCTCAATCTCGCCGGGACTTCCGTGCGTGAGGTTGCGGCAACGGGGACGAAGGTCGGCGATCTGTCGGCTGTGGATCCTGAAGGCAGAACTCTCACTTACAAGCTGCTCGACAATGCAGGCGGCCGCTTCGCCATCGGACAGGACGGCAGATCTATCGTGGTGGCCGGCGGAGCACTGCTCGACTACGAGCAGGCGCGGTCGCACGTGATCAAGGTCGAGGTCAGCGACGGCGTTCTGACATCGGTGAAGGAGTTCACCATTCAGGTGAACGACTGGATCGGTGAGACCGCGACGGGCACCTCCGGCCATGACATCCTGGTCGGCGGCAGCGGCAACGACGTCTTCTCCGGCGGCGCCGGCGACGACAGGCTCAATGGCGGTGCGGGCAACGACACGCTCTCCGGCGGAGCCGGCAACGACGTCTTCGTCTTCGACGTCAAGCCTCACAGGAGGACGAACTACGATACCGTCAAGGACTACAACGTGAAGCAGGATTCCATCTATCTCGACAATGCCGTCTTCACAAAACTCGGGCCTGGCACAGCGGCGCTGCCGAAGATGCTCAAGGCCAAGCACTTCAAGCTGAGCACTCAACAGCAGGACAAGGACGATTACATCATCTACGACAAGGGCAAGGGCGTGCTCTATTACGATGCCAACGGAAGTGCCGCAGGCGGCCGGATGGAGATCGCCAAGTTTTCCAACAAGCCCGTCCTCAAGGCATCCGAGTTCTTCGTGATCTGA
- a CDS encoding sensor domain-containing diguanylate cyclase has translation MTAIVHTKPKSAARGLKAFVVVVCLVILGLGGWRDWSDREQEIARINAEILNLAKSLVQHAEDTFEVADALLVDVVDRVESGGMQSNAVKRMDTFLVDRVQSLPRIKSLSVYEDDGFLLSSSLPGHRGKVNAEKQAFFQHHRNSTDKDWFFGPLIRDPLGGDWVLTLSRRIDKPDGSFGGVVQASIPPRYFANFFGRFDVGRQGSITLIYKDGTLLSRYPYIERAIGTDISKEPQFLERRGSGAYEYVSPIDGVTRMGGYYRNPMVPVGVLASVGQDEAMASWNREFVFRTVVMSVLVAIIATLGWILSAELRRREEAEVELSVLAATDGLTGLANRRMFDRQLEAAWLRAAREKSPVSLLLVDVDQFKAYNDIYGHQAGDECLRTIAVAIAGAARRPGDLAARYGGEELVVLLPDLDAAGAAAIAEEIRDKVETLRLRHEANVPSRTLTVSIGSATRIPSLDRSRHGPEDLITLADAALYRAKQDGRNRVATAKAA, from the coding sequence ATGACTGCAATCGTTCACACGAAGCCGAAATCCGCGGCACGAGGGCTAAAAGCCTTCGTCGTCGTGGTATGCCTCGTGATCCTCGGGCTGGGGGGCTGGCGCGACTGGAGCGACCGCGAGCAGGAGATCGCCCGGATCAACGCGGAGATCCTCAATCTCGCCAAATCCCTGGTCCAGCACGCGGAAGACACCTTCGAGGTGGCGGATGCTCTTCTGGTGGACGTGGTGGATCGGGTCGAATCCGGTGGCATGCAGTCCAACGCGGTCAAGAGGATGGACACCTTCCTCGTGGACCGGGTCCAGTCGCTTCCTCGCATCAAATCCCTCTCCGTCTACGAGGACGACGGCTTTCTCCTGTCCAGCTCGTTGCCGGGGCATCGTGGAAAGGTCAACGCCGAAAAGCAGGCCTTCTTTCAGCACCACAGGAATTCGACCGACAAGGATTGGTTCTTCGGCCCCCTGATCCGTGATCCGCTCGGCGGCGATTGGGTGCTCACCCTGTCCCGCCGCATCGACAAGCCGGACGGCAGCTTCGGCGGCGTCGTTCAGGCCAGCATCCCGCCCCGGTACTTCGCCAATTTCTTCGGCCGCTTCGATGTCGGCCGGCAGGGCAGCATCACGCTCATCTACAAGGACGGGACGCTCCTCTCGCGCTATCCCTACATCGAGCGCGCCATCGGAACCGACATCTCGAAGGAACCGCAGTTCCTTGAAAGGAGAGGCTCCGGCGCCTACGAGTACGTCTCCCCGATCGACGGGGTGACGCGCATGGGCGGCTATTACCGCAATCCCATGGTCCCCGTCGGAGTCCTCGCCTCGGTCGGTCAGGACGAGGCGATGGCGAGCTGGAACCGGGAATTCGTGTTCCGCACGGTGGTCATGAGCGTTCTCGTCGCCATCATCGCCACCCTCGGCTGGATCCTGTCCGCGGAGCTGCGCCGACGCGAGGAAGCGGAGGTCGAACTCTCCGTGCTCGCCGCCACGGACGGCCTGACGGGCCTCGCCAACCGGCGCATGTTCGACAGGCAGCTCGAGGCGGCATGGCTCCGGGCCGCGCGGGAAAAATCTCCCGTGTCGCTGCTCCTCGTCGATGTGGATCAGTTCAAGGCCTACAACGACATCTACGGCCACCAGGCCGGCGACGAGTGCCTGCGCACCATTGCCGTTGCGATCGCAGGAGCGGCCCGCAGGCCGGGCGACCTGGCGGCACGATATGGCGGCGAGGAACTCGTGGTTCTCCTGCCGGATCTCGACGCGGCCGGCGCAGCCGCCATCGCCGAGGAGATCCGCGATAAGGTCGAGACGCTGCGGTTGCGGCACGAGGCGAATGTCCCGTCGCGGACCCTGACCGTCAGCATCGGCAGCGCGACCCGGATCCCGAGCCTGGACCGCTCCCGCCACGGCCCCGAGGACCTGATCACCCTTGCCGACGCCGCCCTCTACCGGGCCAAACAGGACGGCCGCAACCGCGTCGCGACCGCGAAGGCCGCCTGA
- a CDS encoding YqaA family protein, which yields MLHLAEYGALFAAAFLSATLFPFQSEAVLFAMLVAERYPWWLLVVVASAGNILGSVVNWYLGRFFAHFEDRRWFPVKRKQMARAEAWYHRYGRWTLLLSWMPIIGDPLTLVAGVMREPLRIFIPLVALAKTGRYLAVAGLSLGWV from the coding sequence ATGCTTCATCTTGCCGAATACGGCGCCCTGTTCGCCGCGGCCTTCCTCTCGGCCACCCTGTTCCCGTTCCAGTCGGAAGCCGTGCTCTTCGCCATGCTCGTGGCCGAACGTTACCCATGGTGGCTTCTCGTTGTCGTGGCGAGCGCGGGCAACATCCTCGGCTCCGTCGTGAACTGGTACCTGGGCCGGTTCTTCGCCCATTTCGAGGATCGCCGCTGGTTTCCGGTCAAGCGCAAGCAGATGGCGAGGGCCGAGGCCTGGTATCACCGCTACGGACGCTGGACCCTGCTGCTGAGCTGGATGCCGATCATCGGCGATCCGCTGACCCTGGTGGCCGGCGTGATGCGGGAGCCGCTGCGGATCTTCATCCCTCTCGTGGCGCTCGCCAAGACGGGGCGGTATCTGGCGGTAGCGGGGCTCAGTCTCGGATGGGTTTGA
- the sugE gene encoding quaternary ammonium compound efflux SMR transporter SugE has translation MAWTLLALAGLFEIGWAIGLKYTDGFTRPGPSVLTALSMIVSVVLLGLALKTLPVGTGYAVWTGIGTVGTALLGIYLFGEPATAMRLVCIGLIVSGILGLKLASG, from the coding sequence ATGGCATGGACTTTGCTCGCCCTTGCCGGGCTGTTCGAGATCGGCTGGGCGATCGGCCTGAAATACACAGACGGCTTCACCCGCCCCGGCCCGTCGGTTCTCACCGCCCTGAGCATGATCGTCAGCGTCGTCCTGCTCGGACTGGCGCTGAAGACCCTACCCGTGGGTACGGGTTATGCGGTCTGGACCGGGATCGGGACGGTCGGCACGGCTCTGTTGGGGATCTATCTCTTCGGCGAGCCCGCAACGGCGATGCGCCTCGTCTGCATCGGCCTGATCGTGTCCGGTATCCTTGGCCTCAAGTTAGCCTCAGGCTAG
- a CDS encoding cation transporter, with amino-acid sequence MTQTRSSQDLRRVVAIVAALNLGYFGIEFAVALAIGSVSLFADSVDFLEDASINLLILAALGWGARTQARVGMALAGIILVPGLATLWTAWDKFWQPVAPDPVSLSLAGTGALIVNVFCAFLLARYRHHSGSLTKAAFLSARNDAAANIAIIGAGLVTAGTLSAWPDLIVGLAIAAMNADAAREVWEAAREEHRAATP; translated from the coding sequence GTGACTCAGACGCGTTCAAGCCAGGACCTGCGCCGTGTCGTCGCCATCGTGGCGGCCTTGAACCTGGGCTATTTCGGCATCGAGTTTGCCGTCGCGCTGGCCATCGGCTCGGTGTCCCTGTTCGCCGACAGCGTCGACTTCCTGGAGGATGCTTCGATCAACCTCCTTATCCTCGCAGCCCTCGGCTGGGGCGCGCGGACGCAGGCCAGGGTCGGAATGGCGCTCGCCGGCATCATCCTGGTGCCGGGCTTGGCGACCCTCTGGACGGCCTGGGACAAGTTCTGGCAGCCGGTGGCACCGGATCCGGTATCGCTTTCCCTCGCGGGAACGGGAGCCCTGATCGTCAATGTCTTCTGCGCCTTCCTTCTCGCGCGGTATCGCCACCACAGCGGCAGTCTGACGAAGGCGGCCTTCCTGTCGGCCCGCAACGACGCTGCCGCCAATATCGCCATCATCGGGGCCGGGCTGGTGACGGCAGGGACACTCTCGGCCTGGCCGGACCTGATCGTCGGCCTTGCCATCGCGGCCATGAACGCCGATGCCGCGCGTGAGGTCTGGGAAGCGGCCCGGGAAGAGCACCGGGCTGCAACGCCTTGA
- a CDS encoding aminoacyl-tRNA deacylase, which yields MTIAPTLQRYMSDQNISYDLIQHDPAMTSLGTAQAGHVPGDRMAKGIMLSDGRNYMLAVLPASHHLRLSDLKSELGQELRLASEDEIVTVFRDCDRGAIPPVGTCYGLDVIVENSMERQPDIYFEGGDHATLVHVKGDDFARLNPRAQHGTFSERM from the coding sequence ATGACGATCGCGCCTACCCTTCAGCGCTACATGTCCGATCAGAATATCAGCTACGACCTGATCCAACACGATCCGGCAATGACTTCACTGGGCACGGCTCAGGCGGGGCACGTGCCGGGCGACCGGATGGCCAAGGGCATCATGCTCAGCGACGGGCGGAATTACATGCTCGCGGTTCTGCCGGCCTCGCATCACCTGCGCCTGTCCGACCTCAAGTCGGAACTTGGCCAGGAGCTGCGCCTGGCCTCCGAAGATGAGATCGTCACCGTGTTCCGCGATTGCGACCGCGGCGCCATTCCGCCCGTCGGCACATGCTACGGCCTCGACGTGATCGTCGAGAACAGCATGGAACGCCAGCCCGACATCTATTTCGAAGGCGGAGACCATGCCACGCTGGTTCATGTGAAAGGCGACGATTTCGCGCGTCTCAACCCACGCGCTCAGCACGGCACGTTCAGCGAACGGATGTAG
- a CDS encoding BaiN/RdsA family NAD(P)/FAD-dependent oxidoreductase, whose translation MDLFDVVVIGAGAAGMMSAAEAGKRGRSVLVVDHAAKPGEKIRISGGGRCNFTNLNAAPANFISQNPSFAISALRRYTQRDFIALVERYGIAYHEKTLGQLFCDGSSKQIIDLLLSEMRQADVELRLSTSVETVEKTSEGFALKLSHGSVRCRSLVVATGGKSIPKMGATGFGYDLAQQFGLKIVETRPALVPLTLEPTMLERLTPLAGVSVDAVASCRKTSFAEAMLFTHRGLSGPAILQISSYWREGDEIVLSMLPGVNLFEELRAARAQNGRQALQTALSAFLPKRLAQLVAETEKGPANLADYSDKRLRAIDETVNGWRFKPAGSEGYRTAEVTLGGVDTRELDSRTMEAKTVPGLYFIGEVVDVTGWLGGYNFQWAWSSGWCAGQAV comes from the coding sequence TTGGATCTCTTCGACGTTGTGGTGATCGGCGCCGGTGCCGCCGGGATGATGTCTGCGGCGGAGGCCGGCAAGCGCGGCCGTTCCGTGCTGGTCGTCGATCATGCCGCCAAGCCCGGTGAGAAGATCCGCATTTCCGGCGGCGGACGCTGCAATTTCACCAATCTCAACGCGGCCCCCGCCAACTTCATCTCACAGAATCCGAGCTTCGCCATTTCGGCCCTGCGCCGCTACACACAACGCGACTTCATCGCCCTCGTGGAGCGCTACGGCATTGCCTATCACGAAAAGACCCTGGGGCAGCTCTTCTGCGACGGCTCGTCGAAGCAGATCATCGACCTGCTCTTGAGCGAAATGAGGCAGGCCGATGTGGAGCTTCGTCTCTCGACTTCGGTCGAAACCGTGGAGAAGACCTCCGAAGGCTTTGCGCTCAAGCTTTCGCACGGTTCCGTTCGGTGTCGGTCCCTCGTCGTGGCGACAGGCGGAAAGTCCATTCCCAAGATGGGCGCGACCGGATTCGGCTATGATCTCGCGCAGCAATTCGGATTGAAGATCGTCGAGACGCGGCCGGCGCTGGTTCCACTGACCCTGGAGCCGACGATGCTCGAGCGCCTCACGCCCCTGGCGGGCGTGTCGGTCGATGCCGTGGCGAGCTGCCGGAAGACGTCGTTTGCCGAGGCCATGCTTTTCACCCATCGCGGCCTGAGCGGTCCCGCGATCCTGCAGATCTCGTCCTATTGGCGCGAGGGAGACGAGATCGTGCTCTCCATGCTGCCCGGCGTGAATCTGTTCGAGGAGCTGCGCGCCGCCCGCGCCCAGAATGGGCGGCAGGCCTTGCAGACCGCTTTGTCGGCCTTCCTGCCGAAGCGTCTGGCGCAGCTAGTCGCCGAGACGGAGAAGGGGCCCGCCAATCTCGCCGACTATTCCGACAAGAGGCTTCGCGCCATCGACGAGACCGTGAACGGCTGGCGCTTCAAGCCGGCCGGGTCGGAAGGTTACCGCACCGCCGAGGTGACGCTCGGCGGCGTCGATACCCGCGAGCTCGATTCCAGGACCATGGAAGCCAAGACAGTGCCCGGCCTCTACTTCATCGGCGAGGTTGTGGACGTCACGGGCTGGCTCGGCGGCTATAATTTCCAGTGGGCCTGGTCGTCAGGCTGGTGCGCCGGACAGGCGGTCTGA